One segment of Amycolatopsis alba DSM 44262 DNA contains the following:
- the phoA gene encoding alkaline phosphatase: protein MASLFTGRRKWLAGGALGVTLIALAPAALAAGDDARLASAQGDRTQDVRAAIKGGSARNVILFIGDGMGQSEITSARNYERGAAGRLAMDGLPLTGDYTTYAVEKNNPSKPDYVTDSAASGTGWATGVKTYNGAISVDPYGNAVPSILEIAKRSGLRTGDVTTAEVQDATPAVLGSHVVSRDCKGPDETSKKCAVNAKENGGAGSIAEQLVQTKPDVLLGGGAKYFDQKVKAGKFAGKTVLDQAKSAGYQVVNTAADLDAAKPGKPLLGLFAAGNMPVNWTGPAAKQGGTPPTRCTPNPALPKTQPKLADQTRKALSLLDDRRKDKGFFLQVEGASIDKQDHAADPCGQIGETIDFDQAVAAGLAFARSNPDTLVIVTGDHGHTSQIIGNDTVSPGQTATLITNEGANMTINYGTGMPGASQDHTGTQIRVAGYGPQAANVVGLTNQTDLFDTLKRALRLR from the coding sequence ATGGCTTCGCTGTTCACAGGACGGCGCAAATGGCTCGCGGGCGGGGCGCTCGGCGTCACGCTCATCGCGCTGGCGCCCGCCGCGCTCGCCGCCGGCGACGACGCCCGTCTCGCGTCCGCGCAGGGTGACCGCACCCAGGACGTGCGCGCCGCGATCAAGGGCGGGAGCGCCCGCAACGTCATCCTGTTCATCGGCGACGGCATGGGCCAGTCCGAGATCACGTCGGCGCGCAACTACGAACGCGGCGCGGCCGGGCGGCTCGCGATGGACGGCCTCCCCCTCACCGGTGACTACACGACGTACGCGGTCGAGAAGAACAACCCCTCGAAGCCCGACTACGTGACCGACTCGGCCGCTTCCGGCACCGGGTGGGCCACCGGCGTGAAGACCTACAACGGCGCGATCTCCGTCGACCCGTACGGCAACGCCGTCCCGTCGATCCTCGAGATCGCCAAGCGTTCAGGCCTGCGCACCGGCGACGTCACCACGGCCGAGGTCCAGGACGCCACCCCCGCGGTGCTCGGCTCGCACGTCGTCAGCCGCGACTGCAAGGGCCCCGACGAGACCAGCAAGAAGTGCGCGGTCAACGCCAAGGAGAACGGCGGCGCCGGATCCATCGCCGAGCAGCTGGTCCAGACCAAGCCGGACGTCCTGCTCGGCGGCGGCGCGAAGTACTTCGACCAGAAGGTCAAGGCCGGGAAGTTCGCCGGCAAGACCGTGCTGGACCAGGCGAAGTCCGCGGGCTACCAGGTGGTGAACACCGCGGCCGACCTCGACGCGGCCAAGCCAGGCAAGCCGCTGCTCGGCCTGTTCGCCGCCGGCAACATGCCGGTCAACTGGACCGGCCCGGCCGCGAAGCAGGGCGGCACCCCGCCGACCCGCTGCACGCCGAACCCGGCCCTGCCCAAGACCCAGCCGAAGCTGGCCGACCAGACCCGCAAGGCGCTCTCGCTGCTCGACGACCGCCGCAAGGACAAGGGTTTCTTCCTCCAGGTCGAGGGCGCGAGCATCGACAAGCAGGATCACGCCGCCGACCCGTGCGGCCAGATCGGTGAGACGATCGACTTCGACCAGGCCGTCGCGGCCGGGCTCGCGTTCGCGCGCAGCAACCCCGACACCCTGGTGATCGTCACCGGCGACCACGGCCACACCAGCCAGATCATCGGCAACGACACGGTCAGCCCCGGCCAGACCGCGACCCTGATCACCAACGAGGGCGCGAACATGACCATCAACTACGGCACCGGCATGCCGGGCGCGTCGCAGGACCACACCGGCACGCAGATCCGCGTCGCGGGTTACGGACCGCAGGCGGCGAACGTCGTCGGCCTGACCAACCAGACCGACCTCTTCGACACCCTCAAGCGCGCACTGCGACTGCGCTGA
- the rpe gene encoding ribulose-phosphate 3-epimerase translates to MIAPSILSADFARLGDEIRAVAGAGDTRADWVHVDVMDAHFVPNLTLGLPVVQSLIKATDVPIDCHLMIENPDKWAIGYAEAGAYNVTVHVEAAHDPVALAKNLRAAGAKAGLSIKPNTPIEDHLDTLKHYDTLLVMSVEPGFGGQSFIESVLDKVRTARRLVDTGHLKLVVEIDGGINADTIEQAAEAGVDCFVAGSAVYGAEDPGKAVAALREQAARVRG, encoded by the coding sequence TTGATCGCCCCCAGCATCCTTTCCGCGGACTTCGCCCGGCTCGGCGACGAGATCCGCGCCGTCGCCGGTGCGGGGGACACCCGCGCGGACTGGGTCCACGTCGACGTCATGGACGCGCACTTCGTGCCGAACCTGACCCTCGGGCTGCCCGTGGTGCAGTCGCTGATCAAGGCCACCGACGTGCCGATCGACTGCCACCTGATGATCGAGAACCCCGACAAATGGGCCATCGGGTACGCCGAGGCGGGCGCTTACAACGTCACCGTGCACGTCGAAGCCGCGCACGACCCTGTCGCGCTGGCGAAGAACCTCCGCGCCGCCGGGGCGAAGGCCGGGCTGTCGATCAAGCCGAACACGCCGATCGAGGACCACCTCGACACCCTCAAGCACTACGACACGCTGCTGGTGATGTCGGTCGAGCCCGGCTTCGGCGGCCAGTCGTTCATCGAGAGCGTCCTCGACAAGGTGCGCACCGCGCGGCGCCTGGTCGACACCGGTCACCTCAAGCTCGTCGTCGAGATCGACGGCGGGATCAACGCCGACACCATCGAGCAGGCAGCCGAGGCCGGCGTGGACTGCTTCGTGGCCGGTTCCGCCGTCTACGGCGCCGAAGACCCTGGTAAGGCCGTCGCGGCGCTGCGCGAGCAGGCGGCCCGCGTCCGCGGCTGA
- a CDS encoding riboflavin synthase — protein sequence MFTGIVEELGEVTAVEQVPNAARLTVRGPLVTSDAGHGDSIAVSGVCLTVVAVAGGEFTVDVVHETLQRSSLAKVNVGDVVNLERATPAGGRLGGHIMQGHVDGTGVFLKRDEQGLTSFALPGKLARYVVEKGSIAVDGISLTVASVTDEEFAVALIPTTLELTTLGRNQPGDLVNLEVDVVAKYVEKLAMPHLRTQGDNGGAEERA from the coding sequence GTGTTCACCGGCATTGTCGAGGAACTCGGCGAGGTCACCGCGGTCGAGCAGGTCCCCAACGCCGCGCGACTGACCGTGCGAGGGCCGCTGGTGACCAGCGACGCCGGCCACGGCGACTCCATCGCGGTCAGTGGCGTGTGCCTCACCGTGGTCGCGGTGGCGGGCGGTGAGTTTACCGTCGATGTCGTGCACGAAACCCTGCAGCGCTCCAGCCTCGCGAAGGTGAACGTCGGCGACGTCGTCAACCTGGAACGCGCGACGCCGGCGGGTGGCAGGCTCGGCGGGCACATCATGCAAGGCCACGTCGACGGCACCGGCGTCTTCCTCAAGCGGGACGAACAGGGGCTCACCTCGTTCGCCCTGCCGGGCAAACTGGCCAGATACGTGGTCGAGAAGGGGTCGATCGCGGTCGACGGCATCTCCCTCACGGTCGCTTCGGTGACCGACGAGGAGTTCGCCGTCGCCTTGATCCCGACCACGCTCGAACTGACCACCCTCGGCCGGAATCAGCCGGGTGACCTGGTGAATCTCGAGGTCGACGTGGTCGCCAAGTACGTCGAGAAGCTGGCCATGCCGCACCTGCGCACGCAGGGGGACAATGGCGGCGCGGAGGAGCGGGCGTGA
- a CDS encoding serine hydrolase domain-containing protein, with protein MRKSLPGKKIIAVGSLVALLAATTAGPALATTGPHHDVDKALKTLVQDGVPGAQATVTSASGRSWSEREGVGNLQTRTPFPRGAKFRAASVTKPFVSVVVLQLVAEGKVGLDTPIDRYLPGLVAGNGNDGTKVTVRQLLQHTSGLHDYVRDLDIDAWRHRGAEPEELVAIGLKHPPVFAPGTGWTYSNTNYVIAGMLIEKITGRSVSTEIANRITRPLGLRGTYLPVRGDETLPSPHPQGYTPRPAGLIDFTDFDPSAAGASGGLVSTGEDLTRFFGALVDGRLLPKAQLAEMQRTVPAPVGIPGAEYGLGLASVPLSCGGRFWGHGGNIPGFANLSGAIPHGKRVNIVVNQDPLPDKASDHLAAAIDTGFCAR; from the coding sequence ATGCGAAAGTCCTTACCCGGCAAGAAGATCATCGCCGTCGGTTCGCTGGTCGCGCTGCTCGCGGCGACGACCGCGGGCCCGGCACTCGCCACGACCGGGCCGCATCACGACGTCGACAAAGCCTTGAAGACACTCGTACAGGACGGCGTCCCCGGCGCGCAGGCGACGGTGACGAGCGCGTCCGGGCGGTCGTGGTCGGAGCGCGAAGGCGTCGGGAATCTCCAGACCCGGACACCGTTCCCGCGCGGCGCGAAGTTCCGGGCGGCCAGCGTCACCAAGCCCTTCGTCTCCGTGGTGGTGCTGCAGCTGGTCGCCGAGGGGAAGGTCGGGCTGGACACACCGATCGACCGCTATCTGCCCGGCCTCGTGGCGGGGAACGGCAACGACGGCACCAAGGTCACCGTCCGGCAGCTGCTCCAGCACACCAGCGGGCTCCACGACTACGTCCGCGACCTCGACATCGACGCGTGGCGGCACCGGGGTGCCGAGCCCGAGGAGCTGGTGGCGATCGGCCTCAAGCATCCGCCGGTGTTCGCCCCCGGCACGGGCTGGACGTACTCCAACACGAACTACGTCATCGCCGGCATGCTGATCGAGAAGATCACCGGCCGGTCGGTCTCCACCGAGATCGCGAACAGGATCACCCGGCCGCTCGGCCTGCGCGGGACCTACCTGCCGGTGCGCGGCGACGAAACCCTGCCGTCCCCGCACCCCCAGGGGTACACGCCGCGTCCGGCGGGGCTCATCGACTTCACCGACTTCGACCCGTCGGCCGCCGGGGCTTCCGGCGGGCTCGTCTCGACCGGTGAAGACCTGACCCGCTTCTTCGGCGCGCTCGTCGACGGCCGTCTCCTGCCCAAGGCTCAGCTGGCCGAGATGCAGCGGACCGTTCCGGCGCCCGTCGGCATTCCGGGCGCGGAGTACGGCCTCGGCCTCGCGTCCGTGCCGCTGTCCTGCGGTGGCCGGTTCTGGGGGCACGGCGGGAACATCCCCGGCTTCGCGAACCTGTCGGGCGCCATCCCGCACGGTAAGCGGGTCAACATCGTGGTGAACCAGGATCCCTTGCCGGACAAGGCTTCGGATCACCTCGCGGCCGCGATCGACACGGGGTTCTGCGCGCGCTAA
- a CDS encoding RsmB/NOP family class I SAM-dependent RNA methyltransferase: protein MNDRRERRPSRPERGRPGPRKEGPSRPPQIDPARQVAFDVLRAVREEDAYANLVLPQLLRNRRISGRDAALATELTYGTCRAVGMLDAVIEACLVDRSLAKVDAVVLDGLRLGAYQLLRTRIPEHAAVGSTVDLVRAEVGSWIAGFVNAVLRSVSEKDEETWLNELAPDEAADPIGAYALRTAHPRWVARSFAEALGDKGAELKAALEADDDRPDVHLVARPGEISADELAAITGGDVAPYSPYGVRMPAGSGDPGDIEPIKEKLAAVQDEGSQLCAVAVTKVPLTGSDERWLDLCAGPGGKAALLGALASISGATVDAVEKAPHRAKLIENAVQGLPVTIHVADGRETGLEPGYDRVLVDAPCSGLGSLRRRPEARWRRQPSDISDLTKLQGQLITAALDLVRPGGIVTYVVCSPHLAETEGVVGETARRAKAEIVDARPFFPDVPQLGNGPYVQLWPHRHGTDAMFCAVLRKPDSAG from the coding sequence GTGAACGACCGTAGGGAACGCCGGCCGTCGAGGCCGGAGCGAGGCCGTCCCGGCCCGCGCAAGGAAGGGCCCAGCCGCCCGCCGCAGATCGACCCGGCCCGTCAGGTCGCCTTCGACGTCCTGCGCGCGGTCCGTGAAGAGGACGCGTACGCGAACCTGGTGCTGCCGCAACTGCTGCGCAACCGCCGGATCTCCGGTCGCGACGCGGCGCTGGCCACCGAACTGACCTACGGGACCTGCCGCGCGGTCGGCATGCTGGACGCGGTCATCGAGGCCTGCCTCGTCGACCGTTCGCTGGCCAAGGTGGACGCCGTCGTGCTGGACGGGCTGCGGCTCGGCGCGTACCAGCTGCTGCGCACCCGCATCCCCGAGCACGCCGCCGTCGGGTCCACTGTGGACCTCGTCCGCGCCGAAGTCGGTTCCTGGATCGCGGGTTTCGTGAACGCCGTGCTGCGCTCGGTGTCCGAAAAGGACGAAGAGACCTGGCTGAACGAACTGGCCCCGGACGAGGCAGCCGACCCGATCGGCGCCTACGCGCTGCGGACGGCGCATCCGCGCTGGGTCGCGCGGTCGTTCGCGGAAGCTTTGGGGGACAAGGGAGCCGAGCTGAAGGCGGCCCTGGAAGCCGACGACGACCGTCCCGACGTCCACCTGGTCGCCCGGCCCGGCGAGATCAGCGCCGACGAACTGGCCGCCATCACCGGCGGCGACGTCGCCCCGTACTCGCCCTACGGCGTCCGGATGCCCGCGGGCTCCGGTGACCCCGGCGACATCGAGCCGATCAAGGAGAAACTGGCCGCGGTCCAGGACGAGGGCAGCCAGCTGTGCGCGGTCGCCGTCACGAAGGTCCCGCTCACCGGCTCGGACGAGCGCTGGCTCGACCTGTGCGCCGGTCCGGGCGGCAAGGCCGCGCTGCTGGGCGCGCTGGCGTCGATCAGCGGCGCGACCGTCGACGCCGTCGAGAAAGCCCCACACCGCGCGAAGCTGATCGAGAACGCCGTCCAGGGGCTTCCGGTGACCATCCACGTCGCCGACGGCCGCGAGACCGGCCTCGAACCGGGCTACGACCGCGTCCTGGTCGACGCGCCGTGCAGTGGGCTCGGTTCGCTGCGCCGCCGCCCGGAGGCGCGCTGGCGCCGTCAGCCCAGCGACATCTCGGACCTGACGAAACTGCAGGGCCAGCTGATCACCGCGGCGCTGGACCTGGTCCGCCCCGGCGGCATCGTGACCTACGTCGTCTGCTCCCCGCACCTGGCCGAGACCGAAGGCGTCGTGGGGGAGACCGCGCGCCGCGCGAAGGCCGAGATCGTCGACGCGCGGCCGTTCTTCCCGGACGTCCCGCAGCTCGGAAACGGCCCGTACGTCCAGCTGTGGCCGCACCGGCACGGCACCGACGCGATGTTCTGCGCCGTCCTGCGGAAGCCGGACTCCGCCGGGTGA
- a CDS encoding flavoprotein — protein MSRVLGLVASSCGGLDTRFAAQLAKPAADRGWELAITLTPTAARWLEKTGGLGDLEKCTGLPVRSTSRLPGEPRPHPDPAVFLFAPASANSVAKLALGIADNQALTLLGDVLGTPGITIALGYQIQDTRVHHPAWRRHLDTLESAGVVTTRLSTEAPWTSALDLLPAV, from the coding sequence GTGAGCAGGGTCCTCGGCCTGGTCGCGAGCTCGTGCGGCGGACTGGACACCCGGTTCGCCGCGCAGCTCGCGAAACCCGCCGCGGACCGCGGCTGGGAGCTCGCGATCACGCTGACCCCGACCGCGGCCCGCTGGCTGGAGAAGACCGGCGGGCTCGGTGATCTGGAGAAGTGCACCGGGCTGCCGGTCCGCAGTACCTCCCGGCTGCCGGGCGAACCCCGGCCGCATCCGGATCCCGCGGTGTTCCTGTTCGCGCCAGCGTCCGCGAACTCGGTGGCGAAACTGGCGCTGGGCATCGCCGACAACCAGGCGCTGACCCTGCTCGGCGACGTCCTCGGCACGCCGGGGATCACGATCGCGCTGGGCTACCAGATCCAGGACACGCGGGTGCACCATCCGGCCTGGCGGCGGCATCTCGACACCCTCGAATCGGCGGGCGTGGTCACCACACGGCTCAGCACGGAGGCCCCGTGGACCTCCGCGCTGGACCTGCTCCCGGCGGTTTAG
- the fmt gene encoding methionyl-tRNA formyltransferase, translating into MRLVFAGTPEPAVPSLRALLASEEHEVVAVVTRPDAQAGRGRRVVRSPIGALADEHGIEVLTPPKASDPAFLARLAEIAPDACPVVAYGALLPQAALDIPVHGWVNLHFSLLPAWRGAAPVQAAIRAGDEITGASTFRIVKELDAGPVFGVITEQIGAGDTAGELLGRLAESGAKLLVSTMDGIADGSLRAVEQTGDGVSYAPKVTVEDARVSFADPAAAVDRQIRAVSPEPGAWAEFRGERLKLGPVTVVDEPGPPPGELVVERKRVLVGTASKPVRLGEVQAQGKKRMAATDWARGTRIEQGERLQ; encoded by the coding sequence ATGCGCCTGGTCTTCGCCGGCACCCCAGAACCCGCCGTCCCGTCACTGCGCGCGCTCCTCGCTTCCGAAGAGCACGAGGTCGTCGCCGTGGTCACCCGTCCGGACGCGCAGGCGGGCCGCGGCCGCCGGGTCGTCCGGTCCCCGATCGGCGCGCTCGCCGACGAGCACGGGATCGAGGTGCTGACCCCGCCCAAGGCGAGCGACCCCGCGTTCCTCGCCCGGCTCGCGGAGATCGCCCCGGACGCGTGCCCGGTGGTCGCGTACGGCGCGCTGCTGCCCCAGGCCGCGCTGGACATCCCGGTGCACGGCTGGGTCAACCTGCACTTCTCGCTGCTGCCCGCGTGGCGCGGCGCCGCGCCGGTCCAGGCCGCGATCCGCGCCGGGGACGAGATTACCGGCGCCTCGACGTTCCGGATCGTCAAGGAGCTCGACGCGGGCCCCGTCTTCGGCGTGATCACCGAGCAGATCGGCGCCGGTGACACCGCCGGGGAGCTGCTCGGCAGGCTGGCGGAGTCCGGGGCGAAGCTGCTCGTGTCCACGATGGACGGGATCGCCGACGGCTCGCTGCGCGCGGTCGAGCAGACCGGCGACGGCGTGAGTTACGCGCCCAAGGTGACCGTCGAGGACGCGCGTGTCTCGTTCGCCGACCCGGCCGCCGCGGTCGACCGGCAGATCCGCGCGGTCAGCCCGGAACCGGGCGCGTGGGCGGAATTCCGGGGCGAGCGGCTGAAGCTCGGCCCGGTGACGGTCGTCGACGAGCCGGGGCCCCCGCCGGGCGAACTCGTCGTGGAGCGCAAGCGGGTCCTGGTCGGCACGGCGTCGAAACCGGTGCGGCTGGGCGAAGTGCAGGCGCAGGGGAAGAAGCGGATGGCGGCCACCGACTGGGCGCGCGGTACGAGGATCGAACAAGGAGAGCGCCTGCAGTGA
- a CDS encoding response regulator transcription factor, with protein sequence MTLRVLIVDDEPLLRAGLRSLLDNQPDLTVVGEAGDGGEVVDLVRRVNPDVVLMDVRMPGVDGIEATRRVLAEIPEPPKVLVITTFDNDDYVYDALLAGASGFLLKRARKEEFAHAIRTIAAGETLLFPDAIRRMVTARPAPSGLAPRPSSLTKRETEVLRLIATGKSNVDIAADLVISLETVKTHVGNIFGKLGASNRSQAVVFAYETGIVAPGHSLR encoded by the coding sequence ATGACCCTGCGTGTCCTGATCGTCGACGACGAACCGTTGCTGCGCGCCGGCTTGCGCTCGCTGCTGGACAACCAGCCCGACCTGACCGTCGTCGGCGAGGCGGGTGACGGCGGCGAGGTGGTCGACCTGGTGCGGCGGGTGAACCCCGACGTGGTCCTGATGGACGTCCGGATGCCGGGCGTGGACGGGATCGAGGCGACCCGGCGGGTGCTGGCGGAGATCCCCGAGCCGCCGAAGGTCCTCGTGATCACGACGTTCGACAACGACGACTACGTCTACGACGCGCTGCTCGCCGGTGCCAGCGGATTCCTGCTGAAGCGGGCCCGGAAGGAGGAGTTCGCGCACGCCATCCGGACCATCGCCGCCGGGGAGACGCTGCTGTTCCCCGACGCCATCCGGCGGATGGTCACCGCGCGCCCGGCGCCGTCCGGCCTGGCGCCACGGCCTTCTTCGCTGACGAAACGGGAGACGGAGGTGCTGCGGCTGATCGCCACCGGGAAGTCCAATGTGGACATAGCGGCCGATCTGGTCATCAGTCTCGAAACCGTCAAAACCCATGTGGGCAACATCTTCGGGAAACTGGGCGCTTCCAACCGCAGTCAGGCGGTCGTGTTCGCTTACGAGACAGGCATCGTCGCACCGGGTCACAGTCTGCGCTAG
- a CDS encoding bifunctional 3,4-dihydroxy-2-butanone-4-phosphate synthase/GTP cyclohydrolase II has protein sequence MAVNTDAIEAAIADIKAGRPVVVVDDEDRENEGDLIFAAEKATPELMAFMVRYTSGYVCVALTEAEADRLDLPPMYHTNQDQRGTAYSVTVDAAEGITTGISAADRSHTVRLLADPASTASDFRRPGHVVPLRAKQGGVLRRPGHTEASVDLARLAGLSPSGVLCEIVSQKDEGDMARRDELEVFAADHDLKMITIADLIAYRRRTEKQVERVAEARIPLTAGTFRAVGYDSLLDGIEHIAFVFGEIADGEDILVRVHSECLTGDVFGSLRCDCGPQLEAALEAVAKEGRGVVLYIRGHEGRGIGLLHKLQAYQLQDAGADTVDANLQLGVPADARDYGTGAQILCDLGVRSMRLLTNNPAKRVGLEGYGLRVTGRVSLPISPNPENLRYLKTKRDRMGHDLSQLEHYDQVGAEVDQGNGGGTR, from the coding sequence GTGGCCGTGAACACCGATGCCATCGAGGCGGCGATCGCCGACATCAAGGCGGGCCGTCCGGTCGTCGTGGTGGACGACGAGGACCGCGAGAACGAGGGCGACCTGATCTTCGCGGCGGAGAAGGCCACGCCCGAACTGATGGCCTTCATGGTGCGCTACACCTCGGGGTACGTCTGCGTGGCGCTGACCGAGGCCGAGGCGGACAGGCTCGACCTGCCGCCGATGTACCACACGAACCAGGACCAGCGCGGTACCGCGTACAGCGTCACGGTCGACGCCGCCGAGGGCATCACCACCGGTATCTCCGCGGCCGACCGCTCGCACACCGTCCGGCTGCTCGCCGACCCGGCGTCCACGGCGTCGGACTTCAGGCGGCCCGGCCACGTGGTCCCGCTGCGCGCCAAGCAGGGCGGCGTCCTGCGGCGTCCGGGGCATACCGAAGCCTCCGTCGACCTGGCCCGCCTCGCCGGGCTCTCGCCGTCCGGGGTGCTCTGCGAGATCGTGTCGCAGAAGGACGAGGGCGACATGGCGCGCCGCGACGAGCTTGAGGTCTTCGCGGCCGATCACGACCTCAAGATGATCACCATCGCCGACCTGATCGCGTACCGGCGGCGTACCGAGAAGCAGGTCGAGCGGGTCGCCGAGGCGCGTATCCCGCTGACGGCCGGCACGTTCCGCGCGGTCGGTTACGACAGCCTGCTCGACGGGATCGAGCACATCGCCTTCGTCTTCGGCGAGATCGCCGACGGCGAGGACATCCTGGTCCGCGTGCACTCCGAATGCCTCACCGGCGACGTCTTCGGCTCGCTGCGCTGCGACTGCGGCCCGCAGCTGGAGGCGGCACTGGAGGCGGTGGCCAAGGAAGGCCGCGGCGTCGTGCTCTACATCCGCGGCCACGAGGGCCGCGGCATCGGGCTGCTGCACAAACTGCAGGCCTACCAGCTGCAGGACGCCGGCGCGGACACCGTCGACGCGAACCTGCAGCTCGGCGTCCCCGCCGACGCGCGGGACTACGGCACCGGCGCGCAGATCCTGTGCGACCTCGGCGTCCGCTCGATGCGGCTGCTGACGAACAACCCGGCCAAACGCGTCGGGCTGGAGGGCTACGGCCTGCGGGTCACCGGCCGGGTGTCGCTGCCGATCTCGCCGAACCCGGAGAACCTGCGCTACCTCAAGACCAAACGGGACCGGATGGGGCACGACCTGTCCCAGCTGGAGCACTACGACCAGGTCGGCGCCGAGGTCGACCAGGGCAACGGAGGTGGCACGCGGTGA
- a CDS encoding sensor histidine kinase, translating to MVNPLTTLVRIGSYRSVPFGLLGMAATAVPFPIALIPAVLIPGDATAKLVYGMLAMGVLVGLIGLAGPMRRVGIWFANQMLGTRIVQPPPHTKIAWAERWRSAAWLLVHTGLGWVLFGLGSFLMFGFAFALIWLGGGGSPIEFFGERIRVESGAAGLWTLPVAFVTLVVIAYVLAGFTKLFQYSALSLLGPSAAERVAAAEVRANHFEQRNRLARELHDSIGHTLTTSTIQAAAAAELIDSEPQLVRRALGTIEESSRAALEDLDHVLGLLREDRSSREPERRLLEAGTLAERARAGGAVIDYELTGPAAELPATLSREAYRIVQEGLTNALRHAHPGPVTVRVAVLADALRIEIVNPLVEHVAASGRGGNGLPGLTERVEALRGELIAGPAVDGEPLWRLVTTIPLRSRS from the coding sequence ATGGTCAACCCACTCACAACTCTGGTCCGGATCGGCAGCTACCGCAGTGTGCCGTTCGGGCTTCTCGGCATGGCGGCGACGGCGGTGCCGTTCCCGATCGCGCTGATCCCCGCCGTCCTCATCCCCGGCGACGCGACGGCGAAGCTCGTCTACGGGATGCTCGCGATGGGCGTCCTGGTCGGGCTGATCGGGTTGGCCGGGCCGATGCGGCGGGTCGGCATCTGGTTCGCCAACCAGATGCTGGGCACCCGGATCGTGCAGCCCCCGCCGCATACGAAGATCGCCTGGGCGGAACGCTGGCGTTCGGCGGCCTGGCTGCTCGTGCACACCGGGCTCGGCTGGGTCCTGTTCGGCCTCGGCTCCTTCCTGATGTTCGGCTTCGCGTTCGCCTTGATCTGGCTGGGCGGCGGTGGCAGCCCCATCGAGTTCTTCGGCGAACGGATCCGGGTCGAGTCCGGTGCCGCCGGGCTGTGGACGCTGCCGGTCGCCTTCGTCACCCTCGTCGTCATCGCGTACGTCCTCGCCGGTTTCACCAAGCTCTTCCAGTACAGCGCGCTCTCGCTGCTGGGCCCGTCGGCGGCCGAGCGCGTCGCCGCGGCCGAGGTCCGGGCGAACCATTTCGAGCAGCGCAACCGGCTGGCCCGCGAGCTGCACGACTCCATCGGCCACACGCTGACGACGTCCACCATCCAGGCCGCCGCGGCCGCCGAACTCATCGATTCGGAACCGCAGCTGGTGCGCCGGGCGCTGGGTACCATCGAAGAATCGTCGAGGGCGGCGCTCGAAGACCTCGACCACGTGCTTGGCCTGCTGCGGGAAGACCGGTCCTCCCGCGAGCCCGAACGGCGGCTCCTCGAAGCCGGGACGCTGGCCGAACGGGCCCGCGCGGGTGGCGCGGTGATCGACTACGAGCTGACCGGGCCCGCCGCCGAACTGCCCGCGACGCTTTCGCGGGAGGCGTACCGGATCGTCCAAGAAGGACTGACGAACGCGTTGCGGCACGCCCATCCCGGCCCGGTGACCGTGCGGGTCGCGGTGCTCGCCGACGCGCTGCGGATCGAGATCGTGAACCCGCTCGTGGAGCACGTGGCCGCGTCCGGCCGGGGCGGCAACGGGCTGCCGGGGCTCACCGAACGCGTCGAGGCGCTGCGTGGCGAGCTCATCGCGGGCCCCGCCGTCGACGGGGAACCGCTGTGGCGGCTGGTGACCACGATCCCGCTACGGTCGCGGTCATGA